From Haloarcula hispanica ATCC 33960, the proteins below share one genomic window:
- a CDS encoding TrmB family transcriptional regulator: MPDSTRQPSAPVRDRLQQYGLSETEAETYLAVVEKGPATARTVAETAGVSKSYVYDICDSLAVDGFISVDDHRTPTVIRATPPSEAFGTLKRELDTLETAVQTRYENNSADDNSFEVVKSRPTIIKRLKQHIEAAECEVVLQVPARRLPEIRDTLRRARERGILVLLTLSSYDAATTELEGVANAVRLGLDGAPSLLATDQQRGFVSPSTMLSWDHDETNAITFTQEAVAAVLVGSYLGNYWPIGEEVLLSRPPSLPARYDMFRPVVFTTTLALRAGESVVADLYARPTGSDDDFEVISGEVVDVRQNLVEPHNSDFGFENSLVVDTGQDHIAVGGYGAFLEDYEVKHTTLRRA, from the coding sequence ATGCCTGACTCCACACGCCAACCCAGCGCGCCCGTTCGGGACCGACTCCAGCAGTATGGCCTCTCCGAGACGGAGGCGGAAACGTACCTCGCCGTGGTCGAAAAGGGACCGGCAACAGCCCGAACGGTGGCCGAAACGGCGGGGGTCTCCAAAAGCTACGTGTACGACATCTGTGATTCGCTGGCCGTGGACGGCTTCATCAGCGTCGACGACCATCGGACGCCGACGGTCATCCGTGCGACGCCCCCGTCGGAGGCTTTCGGCACGCTGAAGCGCGAACTCGACACGCTGGAGACGGCAGTACAGACCCGGTACGAGAACAACTCGGCCGACGACAACTCCTTCGAGGTGGTCAAATCCAGACCGACCATCATCAAGCGCCTGAAACAGCACATCGAAGCCGCCGAATGCGAGGTCGTGCTCCAGGTCCCGGCCCGTCGGCTCCCGGAGATCCGCGACACGCTCCGCCGTGCCCGCGAGCGGGGCATCCTCGTGCTTCTGACGCTGTCGAGCTACGACGCGGCAACGACGGAACTGGAGGGCGTCGCCAACGCCGTCCGTCTCGGCCTCGACGGCGCGCCCTCGTTGCTTGCGACGGACCAGCAGCGCGGGTTCGTCTCGCCGTCGACGATGCTCAGCTGGGACCACGACGAGACGAACGCGATCACGTTCACGCAGGAGGCGGTCGCGGCGGTGTTAGTCGGTTCCTACCTGGGCAATTACTGGCCGATAGGTGAGGAGGTCCTCCTTTCGCGGCCGCCATCGCTTCCGGCCCGGTACGACATGTTCCGCCCCGTCGTGTTCACGACCACGCTCGCGCTCCGGGCCGGCGAGTCCGTCGTCGCCGACCTGTACGCGCGGCCGACAGGCTCCGACGACGATTTCGAAGTGATATCCGGCGAGGTGGTCGATGTCCGACAGAACCTCGTCGAACCGCACAACAGCGACTTCGGGTTCGAGAACTCGCTGGTCGTCGACACCGGACAAGACCACATCGCTGTCGGCGGATACGGCGCGTTCTTGGAGGACTACGAGGTCAAGCACACGACGCTCCGCCGGGCGTAG
- a CDS encoding prohibitin family protein has product MSDIPDPGPDSGSDIDIDVGRGLRIGVSIVVALAVATALFGGYHQVPEGHVGVQKSFGAVTGAEFQPGAHIIVPVKDSVQDVEIRPRTYTMANTEGEGDRAAQSDAVTVQTINGTTVDIDITVRYKVEEADASGFVTEWRNVEQAEERLIRPSVRSQLRDEAAGIQTSEIYTNSGRERLGEAAQQKLESAFEGEALVLEEVQVRDVDLPDSYDQALNDKEIAKQRVEEKKFEIQQAEREKKRQEIQAEADARVIEIRGEALRDNPVVLKQQYVQSIDDSDKVILATDDEGTPIILQTGRSSGGNTSSADTGFSTNVTNATGGN; this is encoded by the coding sequence ATGAGTGACATCCCTGACCCTGGCCCTGATTCCGGGTCGGATATCGACATCGATGTCGGCCGCGGCCTCCGTATCGGCGTCAGCATCGTTGTTGCCCTTGCCGTCGCAACGGCCCTGTTCGGTGGCTATCATCAGGTCCCCGAAGGCCACGTCGGCGTCCAGAAATCGTTCGGCGCGGTAACCGGCGCTGAATTCCAACCGGGCGCACACATCATCGTGCCTGTCAAGGACTCGGTCCAGGACGTGGAAATCCGGCCACGGACCTACACCATGGCCAACACCGAGGGCGAAGGCGACAGAGCGGCCCAATCCGATGCGGTGACCGTCCAGACGATAAACGGGACGACGGTCGACATCGACATCACCGTCCGGTACAAGGTCGAAGAAGCGGACGCGTCAGGGTTCGTCACGGAATGGCGGAACGTCGAACAGGCGGAGGAACGGCTTATTCGACCGTCCGTTCGGTCGCAACTCCGTGACGAGGCCGCCGGTATCCAGACAAGCGAAATATACACCAACAGCGGCCGCGAGCGGCTTGGTGAGGCGGCACAGCAGAAACTCGAATCCGCGTTTGAGGGCGAAGCGCTCGTCCTCGAAGAGGTACAGGTCCGTGACGTCGACCTCCCGGACTCGTACGACCAGGCGCTCAACGACAAGGAAATCGCCAAGCAACGCGTCGAAGAGAAGAAGTTCGAGATTCAACAGGCCGAACGCGAGAAGAAGCGTCAGGAGATTCAGGCCGAAGCCGACGCCCGGGTTATCGAGATCCGCGGCGAGGCGCTTCGGGACAACCCGGTCGTGCTGAAACAGCAGTACGTGCAGAGCATCGACGATTCGGATAAGGTCATTCTGGCGACTGACGACGAGGGGACACCGATTATCCTGCAGACTGGCAGGAGTAGCGGCGGAAACACTTCCAGTGCCGATACGGGGTTCTCGACAAACGTGACGAACGCAACGGGCGGGAACTGA
- a CDS encoding glycoside hydrolase family 3 protein — protein MAHDTTDDGMQASRRTFLKATGVATAAAATGAGVGTAAAQPDVDSLIGDLTLEQKAAQMTQVAISSFEAEPEESNVPDSFGVDTVGEYFSELGIGSILSGGAEPPSFDANAVVQGINALQQYNLDNADHDIPFLYGVDATHGNGLLEGATVFPQRLNMGVTRDLSLIAEAERHTSDATASMGAHWTFAPTTDLQRDPRWGRFFEGISEDPKLEADVSRARARALEDDDRLTACVKHFAAYSVPNNGNDRAPASTSLRDLRTNILPPYREALESEPGTVMVNSGSINGVPAHASHWLLTTLLRDTYGYEGMVVSDWDDLNRMITNHDYAPDFETATEMAINAGVDMYMIGNGGDAPGPVQFIDTVVSLVEDGAIPMERIDEAVRRILELKADLGLFEQPTVDESRIETVLGGAQETAETMAKESMVLLKNTDDTLPLSGDESVLLTGPGVDSNGNNTRALMQHGGWTLGWQGASAGGPFPRQNLLEAELRARVGSLTHVPTSYENTTWWAGEGDGENQQSDENGNFDFTAEQRSRVESAGPESDVVVVVLGEGTHNEGFGDRDELVLDESQQALLDTVVESTDDSTPIIGVMLAGSPRGSPETFSQLDALLFAGQPGSDGGVAIAETLVGEYNPSGKLPFSWPENVGTTPVQYTRYDPTSTGGTDNTAIYEYGHGLSYTDFEYGSVSVTQPTVGSPANQSEVTVSVEVTNTGRMAGEHIVEVFNTQSYGTVLQPRRRLLGYERVSLGPGELTTVDVTVDLTALEVVPGDVLGLGPKVVEAGEYELTVGQDGPTATLTVQNTASITDPDPVPGLPDWSGSTPGRGNSGNNGNGNNTSRDPTMEDVVDLLDEVRGRS, from the coding sequence ATGGCACATGACACGACTGACGACGGTATGCAGGCGTCTCGGCGGACATTTCTGAAAGCGACCGGTGTGGCCACGGCAGCGGCCGCCACCGGCGCAGGTGTTGGGACCGCCGCGGCGCAACCGGACGTCGATTCGCTCATCGGCGACCTCACACTGGAGCAGAAAGCGGCCCAGATGACACAGGTCGCGATTAGCTCCTTCGAGGCGGAGCCGGAGGAATCGAACGTGCCCGACAGCTTCGGGGTCGACACGGTCGGCGAGTACTTCAGCGAACTCGGCATCGGGTCGATCCTCTCGGGTGGGGCCGAGCCGCCGAGCTTCGACGCCAACGCCGTAGTCCAGGGCATCAACGCCCTACAGCAGTACAACCTCGACAACGCCGACCACGACATCCCGTTCCTCTACGGCGTCGACGCCACGCACGGCAACGGGCTGCTAGAGGGCGCGACGGTGTTCCCCCAGCGGCTGAACATGGGTGTGACGCGCGACCTGAGTCTGATCGCGGAGGCCGAACGGCACACGAGCGACGCGACGGCGTCGATGGGGGCACACTGGACGTTCGCACCGACGACGGACCTCCAGCGGGACCCCCGCTGGGGCCGCTTCTTCGAGGGCATCAGCGAGGACCCGAAACTCGAAGCAGATGTCTCGCGAGCGCGGGCGCGAGCGCTTGAGGACGACGACCGGCTGACGGCGTGTGTCAAACACTTCGCGGCCTACTCCGTCCCGAACAACGGCAACGACCGCGCACCGGCCTCGACATCGCTACGTGACCTCCGGACGAACATCCTCCCGCCGTACCGGGAGGCACTGGAATCAGAGCCCGGCACGGTGATGGTCAACAGCGGCTCGATAAACGGGGTTCCGGCCCACGCCTCCCACTGGCTGTTGACGACGCTGCTCCGGGACACCTACGGCTACGAGGGGATGGTCGTCTCCGACTGGGACGACCTGAACCGGATGATCACGAACCACGACTACGCACCCGACTTCGAGACGGCGACCGAGATGGCGATCAACGCCGGCGTCGACATGTACATGATCGGCAACGGCGGTGACGCGCCGGGCCCGGTTCAGTTCATCGACACCGTGGTCAGCCTCGTCGAGGACGGCGCCATCCCGATGGAGCGCATCGACGAGGCAGTCCGGCGGATCCTCGAACTAAAGGCCGACCTCGGCCTGTTCGAGCAGCCGACAGTCGACGAGTCCCGCATCGAGACCGTGCTCGGCGGCGCACAGGAGACCGCCGAGACGATGGCAAAGGAGTCGATGGTCCTCCTGAAAAATACTGATGACACGCTCCCGCTATCCGGCGACGAGAGCGTCCTGCTGACAGGCCCCGGCGTCGACAGCAACGGCAACAACACCCGCGCGCTGATGCAACACGGCGGCTGGACGCTCGGCTGGCAGGGGGCCAGCGCCGGCGGCCCGTTCCCGCGCCAGAACCTCCTCGAAGCGGAGCTCCGCGCTCGCGTCGGCAGTCTCACGCACGTTCCCACCTCGTACGAGAACACCACCTGGTGGGCCGGCGAGGGCGACGGCGAGAACCAGCAGAGCGACGAGAACGGTAACTTCGACTTTACCGCCGAGCAGCGGTCACGGGTCGAGTCGGCTGGACCTGAATCCGATGTCGTCGTCGTCGTGCTCGGCGAGGGAACCCACAACGAAGGGTTCGGTGACCGGGACGAACTGGTGCTCGACGAGTCCCAGCAGGCGCTTCTCGACACCGTCGTCGAGTCCACCGACGATTCGACGCCGATCATCGGCGTCATGCTTGCCGGTTCGCCACGGGGGTCTCCAGAAACGTTTAGCCAGCTTGACGCCCTCCTGTTTGCCGGCCAGCCCGGCAGCGACGGCGGGGTCGCTATCGCCGAGACGCTGGTCGGCGAGTACAATCCCTCTGGGAAGCTCCCGTTCAGCTGGCCAGAGAACGTTGGTACCACACCCGTGCAGTACACCCGTTACGACCCAACATCGACAGGCGGGACAGATAACACCGCAATCTACGAGTACGGCCACGGGCTCTCCTACACCGACTTCGAGTACGGGAGCGTCTCGGTCACTCAGCCCACTGTCGGCAGCCCGGCGAACCAGTCCGAGGTGACCGTCAGCGTCGAGGTGACAAACACCGGCCGGATGGCCGGCGAGCACATCGTCGAGGTGTTCAACACCCAGTCCTATGGCACAGTGCTCCAGCCGAGACGCCGGCTGCTCGGTTACGAGCGCGTCTCGCTGGGCCCCGGCGAGTTGACCACAGTCGACGTGACTGTCGACCTGACGGCGCTGGAGGTCGTTCCCGGTGACGTGCTCGGACTTGGCCCGAAGGTCGTCGAAGCCGGTGAGTACGAACTTACTGTCGGCCAAGACGGCCCGACGGCCACGCTCACGGTCCAGAACACGGCGAGCATCACCGATCCCGACCCCGTTCCGGGCCTCCCGGACTGGTCAGGGAGTACCCCCGGTCGGGGCAATAGTGGGAACAATGGTAACGGCAACAACACCAGCCGCGACCCCACCATGGAAGACGTTGTTGACCTGCTCGACGAGGTTCGTGGGAGATCCTGA
- a CDS encoding NUDIX domain-containing protein, whose protein sequence is MEIAERSRARVQERLARLEQEFGSTPVDQTTFSVGSEAYQRAVERSREGQVDVHAFVHNESGDVLLSDADGSWEIPQGQTQGAERPAAAAERVVTETAGVSCTIRDAVRATICGVRNEADPDAETVYRLSIVFDAEINRAAPGGSDAETVAEAEASIRWDDSSDVAVAELV, encoded by the coding sequence ATGGAGATAGCCGAGCGCTCGCGAGCGCGGGTGCAGGAACGCCTCGCCCGGCTCGAACAGGAGTTCGGCTCGACGCCGGTGGACCAGACCACCTTTTCGGTGGGTTCGGAGGCGTACCAGCGTGCTGTCGAGCGCTCACGGGAAGGACAGGTGGACGTACACGCATTCGTCCACAACGAGTCGGGCGACGTGCTACTCAGCGACGCCGACGGGTCCTGGGAGATACCACAGGGACAGACACAGGGGGCCGAGCGGCCGGCGGCAGCGGCCGAACGAGTCGTCACCGAAACAGCCGGCGTCTCGTGTACCATTCGGGACGCGGTTCGGGCGACCATCTGTGGTGTGCGAAACGAGGCAGACCCGGACGCCGAGACGGTGTATCGACTCAGTATCGTGTTCGACGCCGAAATCAACAGGGCCGCGCCCGGCGGCAGTGACGCCGAGACGGTCGCTGAGGCCGAAGCGTCGATTCGATGGGACGACTCAAGCGATGTCGCGGTCGCGGAACTGGTTTAG
- a CDS encoding type IV pilin, producing MTGQLRAVSSVISVILLVAVTVVLAAVLSMATVDLAETLDDTAPVIGQSDGEFAAQDGFDGGIVRITHVAGDVVRVSDIEVAVSADCSGDGTEKHGRLVNLPAKSGDRPQSDNIEGDDLFDESTGSLTERGADDTGALVTDEFRPGDVIIFRIAGGDCDLQSGDTVTVRVVHTPSNAVIIRQELTA from the coding sequence GTGACGGGTCAGTTGCGTGCTGTCTCTTCGGTCATTTCAGTTATCCTTCTCGTGGCGGTAACTGTCGTTCTCGCGGCAGTGCTGTCTATGGCGACGGTTGACCTCGCGGAGACGTTGGATGATACAGCGCCCGTAATCGGCCAATCAGACGGTGAGTTCGCCGCACAGGATGGGTTCGACGGGGGCATCGTCCGTATCACGCACGTTGCTGGAGATGTCGTCCGTGTCTCGGATATCGAAGTGGCAGTCAGTGCCGACTGTAGCGGTGACGGAACTGAAAAGCACGGGCGGTTAGTCAATCTGCCGGCGAAATCCGGTGACCGGCCACAGAGTGACAACATCGAGGGCGACGATCTCTTCGACGAGAGCACTGGCTCGCTCACGGAGCGCGGTGCCGATGATACCGGGGCACTGGTTACGGACGAGTTCCGCCCCGGTGACGTTATCATCTTCCGAATCGCAGGCGGGGACTGTGACTTGCAGTCGGGCGACACGGTAACCGTCCGAGTCGTGCACACCCCGTCGAACGCGGTTATTATCCGACAGGAATTAACTGCATGA
- a CDS encoding S9 family peptidase, whose translation MTAYDLSRYLNVRSAYGSSFAPDGTLAFLMNTTGVAQLWSLTEPQGWPEQLTFYDDTVSFVDYSPERQELVFGMDEGGNERAQLYRLDADGRVHDLTGMPDAKHRWGGWSPDGERFAFASNRRDEAAFDIYVQDRDATGDDAELVWEGDGWLSVGGFSPDGERLLVSEAHSSFDQDIYVLDIDSEDLSHLTPHEGKVRYTSASWGPEGDAVYLVTDAESDTLELARLSLEGDLDIVRSDDQWNIDGVALDKDSGRLVYSRNVDGYNELTVGELTGPTTIETFPTPDLPGGLAGGVAWGPDAERFAVSVTGRRVNTNVFVVEAETGESEQWTAASTAGIPRETFIEPEVVRFDSFDGREVPALFSLPNGANGASADGDTPVIVDIHGGPESQRRPSFSGLTQYFLSRGYAVFEPNVRGSTGYGKAYTRLDDVEKRMDSVKDLRAGVDWLHNHSAVDPDRIVAMGGSYGGFMVLAALTEYPDLWAAGVDVVGIANFVTFLENTGDWRRELREAEYGSLDEDREFLESISPINNVDRIDAPLFVLHGANDPRVPVGEAEQIAEQAAERGVPVEKLVFDDEGHGISKRENRIEAYTAVVEFLNEHV comes from the coding sequence GTGACCGCGTACGACCTCTCTCGCTATCTGAACGTCCGGAGCGCCTACGGCAGTTCGTTCGCGCCGGACGGGACGCTCGCCTTCCTGATGAATACGACCGGCGTCGCCCAGCTCTGGTCGCTTACCGAGCCACAGGGCTGGCCCGAGCAACTGACTTTTTATGACGACACCGTGAGCTTCGTCGACTACTCGCCCGAGCGCCAGGAACTCGTCTTCGGCATGGACGAGGGCGGCAACGAGCGGGCGCAACTGTACCGGCTCGACGCGGACGGGCGCGTCCACGACCTCACCGGGATGCCCGACGCGAAACACCGCTGGGGCGGCTGGTCGCCGGACGGCGAGCGCTTCGCCTTCGCGTCGAACCGCCGCGACGAAGCCGCCTTCGACATCTACGTGCAGGACCGCGACGCAACCGGCGACGACGCGGAACTGGTCTGGGAGGGCGACGGCTGGCTCTCGGTGGGTGGCTTCTCGCCCGACGGCGAGCGCCTGCTGGTCAGCGAAGCCCACTCCAGTTTCGACCAGGACATCTACGTGCTGGACATCGATAGCGAAGACCTCAGCCATCTCACGCCACACGAGGGGAAGGTCAGGTACACGAGCGCGTCGTGGGGGCCGGAGGGCGATGCGGTGTATCTCGTCACCGACGCCGAGAGCGACACGCTCGAACTCGCCCGCCTCTCGCTTGAAGGCGACCTCGACATCGTGCGCTCGGACGACCAGTGGAACATCGACGGTGTCGCACTTGATAAGGACAGTGGCCGTCTCGTGTACTCGCGCAACGTCGACGGCTACAACGAACTCACCGTCGGCGAACTGACAGGGCCGACAACCATTGAGACGTTCCCGACGCCGGACCTGCCGGGCGGGCTGGCTGGCGGCGTCGCCTGGGGCCCCGATGCCGAGCGTTTCGCCGTTAGCGTCACCGGGCGGCGGGTCAATACCAACGTGTTCGTCGTCGAGGCCGAAACCGGCGAGAGCGAACAGTGGACGGCCGCTTCGACGGCCGGCATCCCGCGCGAGACGTTCATCGAGCCAGAGGTCGTCCGGTTCGACTCCTTCGACGGGCGAGAGGTTCCAGCGCTGTTCTCCCTGCCGAACGGTGCGAACGGGGCCAGTGCTGACGGCGACACGCCCGTCATCGTCGACATCCACGGCGGCCCGGAGAGTCAGCGCCGGCCGTCGTTCTCGGGCCTGACCCAGTACTTCCTCTCGCGGGGGTACGCGGTCTTCGAGCCCAACGTCCGCGGGTCGACCGGCTACGGAAAGGCTTACACGCGCCTCGACGACGTCGAAAAGCGGATGGACTCGGTAAAGGACCTACGGGCCGGCGTCGACTGGCTCCACAATCACTCGGCTGTCGATCCCGACCGAATCGTGGCGATGGGCGGCTCCTACGGCGGTTTCATGGTGCTGGCGGCGTTGACGGAGTACCCCGACCTCTGGGCGGCCGGCGTCGACGTGGTCGGCATCGCCAACTTCGTGACGTTTCTGGAGAACACCGGTGACTGGCGACGCGAACTCCGCGAGGCCGAGTACGGCTCTCTCGACGAGGACAGGGAGTTCCTCGAATCCATCTCGCCGATCAACAACGTCGACCGCATCGACGCGCCGCTGTTCGTCCTCCACGGGGCCAACGATCCGCGTGTTCCGGTCGGCGAGGCCGAGCAGATCGCCGAGCAGGCGGCCGAACGGGGAGTTCCCGTGGAGAAGCTCGTCTTCGACGACGAAGGACATGGCATCAGCAAGCGGGAGAACCGCATCGAGGCCTACACCGCTGTCGTCGAGTTCCTCAACGAGCACGTCTGA
- a CDS encoding NAD-dependent epimerase/dehydratase family protein produces MDSVLVIGGGRFIGRHTVTEFRDAGYDVTMLTRGQRSNPFANSDVTHIKGDRNERDTLETARKQIDPDVVVDCVAYFPEDVRAATDVFADAEAYVYVSSGAAYGVERTPKREGETPLAGCTAEQATTDSAETYGPRKAEGDREVFAAAEDGVRAMSVRPTVVYGPYDYTERFAYWVDRVAEYDRIVVPSDGLSLWQMAYVEDVASALRLVAERGTAGEAYNVGDEHAPTLREWVDLLAGVHDTSVETIGVGERELAAAGLDPDDFPIYRDSPHLLSTAKLRDLGWSSTPHETALAVTVAEHRENDRTGREFGPDRDTEATLIDRLTG; encoded by the coding sequence ATGGACAGCGTCCTCGTCATCGGCGGCGGCAGGTTCATCGGCCGACACACGGTCACCGAGTTCCGCGACGCGGGCTACGACGTGACGATGCTCACCCGCGGCCAGCGCTCGAATCCGTTCGCGAACTCCGATGTCACTCACATCAAGGGCGACCGGAACGAGCGGGACACACTCGAAACCGCCCGCAAGCAGATCGATCCCGACGTAGTCGTCGACTGCGTAGCGTATTTCCCGGAAGATGTCCGGGCGGCGACCGACGTGTTTGCTGACGCCGAGGCGTACGTGTACGTCTCGAGCGGCGCGGCCTACGGCGTCGAACGGACGCCCAAACGGGAGGGAGAGACACCGCTTGCAGGCTGTACCGCCGAGCAGGCCACAACCGACAGCGCGGAGACCTACGGGCCACGGAAAGCTGAAGGCGACCGCGAGGTGTTCGCCGCCGCGGAGGACGGCGTGCGGGCGATGAGCGTCCGGCCGACCGTCGTGTACGGCCCCTACGACTACACCGAGCGGTTCGCCTACTGGGTGGACCGCGTGGCCGAGTACGACCGAATTGTGGTACCTAGCGACGGCCTCAGTCTGTGGCAGATGGCCTACGTCGAGGACGTGGCGAGCGCGCTTCGCCTCGTCGCGGAGCGAGGGACGGCCGGCGAAGCCTACAACGTCGGCGACGAGCACGCGCCGACGCTCCGGGAGTGGGTTGACCTGCTCGCCGGAGTACATGACACGTCCGTCGAGACCATCGGCGTCGGCGAGCGTGAGCTCGCGGCGGCGGGACTGGACCCCGACGACTTCCCCATCTACCGCGACTCGCCGCATCTGCTGTCGACGGCGAAGCTCCGCGACCTGGGCTGGTCGTCGACGCCCCACGAGACGGCGCTGGCCGTGACCGTCGCCGAGCATCGGGAGAACGACCGAACCGGCCGGGAGTTCGGCCCGGACCGAGACACGGAAGCGACGCTTATCGACCGCCTGACCGGGTGA
- a CDS encoding NAD(P)-dependent glycerol-1-phosphate dehydrogenase, whose amino-acid sequence MFEKRTWIRLPRNVVVGHGVLGQTIEAVSELHLTGRPLVVSSPTPHDVAGKRVVAQFEDEGYDPSEIVIEEASFDAVQQVIDHASDIDAGFLLGVGGGKAIDITKMAADDLGLGFVSVPTAASHDGIVSGRGSVPEGDTRHSVAAEPPLAVIADTEVLAEAPWRLTTAGCADIISNYTAVRDWQLAHRLKNVHYSEYAGALSQMTAEMLVESADSIKQGLEESSWIVVKALVSSGVAMSIADSSRPASGAEHLFSHQLDRLVPDGALHGHQVGVGSIMTEYLHSGQKGKWRDARDALAAIGAPTTADELGIDDETVIEALTTAHQIRDRYTVLGDGMSEEAAIEAATVTGVI is encoded by the coding sequence ATGTTCGAGAAACGCACCTGGATTCGCCTCCCCCGGAACGTCGTGGTCGGGCACGGAGTCCTCGGGCAGACGATAGAGGCCGTCAGCGAACTCCACCTGACTGGCCGGCCGCTGGTCGTCTCCAGTCCGACGCCACACGATGTCGCCGGCAAGCGGGTCGTCGCACAGTTCGAGGACGAGGGGTACGACCCATCCGAGATCGTCATCGAGGAGGCCAGTTTCGACGCCGTCCAGCAGGTCATCGACCACGCGAGCGACATCGACGCGGGCTTCCTGCTTGGTGTCGGCGGTGGGAAAGCTATCGACATCACGAAGATGGCGGCCGACGACCTTGGACTGGGGTTCGTCTCGGTGCCAACGGCCGCGAGCCACGACGGCATCGTCTCCGGCCGCGGCTCGGTCCCCGAAGGTGATACGCGCCACAGCGTCGCCGCCGAACCGCCGCTGGCCGTCATCGCCGACACCGAGGTGCTGGCAGAGGCCCCCTGGCGGCTGACCACTGCTGGCTGTGCCGACATCATCTCGAACTACACTGCGGTTCGGGACTGGCAGCTCGCCCATCGCCTGAAGAACGTCCACTACTCGGAGTACGCCGGCGCGCTCTCCCAGATGACCGCCGAGATGCTCGTCGAGAGCGCTGACTCGATAAAGCAGGGGCTCGAGGAGTCATCCTGGATTGTCGTGAAAGCGCTCGTCTCCTCCGGCGTCGCGATGTCCATCGCTGACTCCTCCCGGCCGGCGAGCGGCGCAGAACACCTGTTTTCCCACCAGCTGGACCGGCTCGTCCCCGACGGCGCGCTCCACGGCCATCAGGTCGGTGTCGGCTCGATAATGACCGAGTACCTCCACAGCGGCCAGAAAGGCAAGTGGCGAGACGCCAGAGACGCGCTGGCGGCCATCGGCGCGCCGACGACGGCAGACGAACTTGGTATCGACGACGAGACGGTGATCGAAGCGCTGACCACAGCTCACCAGATCCGCGACCGCTACACGGTGCTCGGGGACGGTATGAGTGAAGAAGCGGCGATCGAAGCGGCGACGGTCACCGGCGTTATCTAA